In one window of Geotrypetes seraphini chromosome 3, aGeoSer1.1, whole genome shotgun sequence DNA:
- the ALDH8A1 gene encoding 2-aminomuconic semialdehyde dehydrogenase isoform X1, with protein MSDQKTLLVLENFIAGKFVPCANYLDSYDPSTGEIYCRVPDSSSEEINAAVTAAKVAFPSWSSKSPQERSQIMNKLADLLESHLEEFAQAESKDQGKTITFARTVDIPRSVFNFRFFASSILHHTMECTQMDLLGCMHYTMRTPVGVAGLISPWNLPLYLLTWKIAPAIAAGNTVVAKPSELTSVTAWMMCRLLAEAGVPAGVINIVFGRGPKAGEALVAHADVPLISFTGSTVTAQRIIERSALHWKKLSLELGGKNPAIIFDDADLLECIPCTVRSSFANQGEICLCTSRIYVQRAIYDDFLKKFVEATKKWKVGAPSDPTASMGALISKEHMEKVKKYVKKAQAEGATILCGEGTDRLDIPHKNRDGYFMLPTIITQIKDQSCCMQEEIFGPVTCVVPFDTEEEVVERANGVKYGLAATIWSRDVGRVHRVAKKLQSGLVWTNCWLIRDLNLPFGGMKASGLGREGAKDSYEFFTEVKTVTIKH; from the exons ATAAATGCTGCAGTTACAGCTGCCAAAGTTGCCTTTCCCAGCTGGTCTTCCAAGAGCCCTCAGGAAAGATCTCAGATAATGAATAAGCTGGCAGATCTGCTGGAGAGCCATCTGGAGGAGTTTGCGCAGGCAGAGTCAAAAGATCAAG gaAAAACAATTACATTTGCCCGCACTGTGGATATCCCTCGGTCTGTTTTTAATTTCCGATTCTTTGCCTCTTCTATTCTGCACCACACCATGGAATGCACTCAGATGGATCTCCTGGGCTGCATGCACTACACTATGCGTACTCCCGTCGGAGTTG CTGGGCTAATCAGTCCTTGGAATTTGCCTCTGTATTTGCTGACCTGGAAGATAGCGCCAGCCATTGCGGCAGGAAACACGGTTGTTGCCAAACCCAGTGAGCTGACGTCAGTCACTGCTTGGATGATGTGCAGACTGTTGGCAGAAGCTG GTGTTCCTGCTGGAGTAATAAACATTGTGTTTGGGAGAGGCCCCAAAGCTGGAGAAGCTCTTGTTGCTCATGCCGATGTACCACTGATCTCTTTCACTGGCAGCACGGTCACTGCCCAGCGTATCATTGAGAGGAGCGCTCTCCACTGGAAGAAGCTCTCCTTGGAACTCGGCGGCAAGAATCCTGCCATTATCTTTGATGATGCTGACTTGCTGGAATGCATTCCATGCACTGTGAGGTCAAGCTTTGCCAATCAG GGTGAAATTTGCCTTTGCACAAGCAGGATCTATGTTCAGAGGGCCATCTATGATGACTTTTTGAAGAAGTTTGTAGAAGCTACCAAAAAATGGAAGGTTGGAGCCCCGTCTGATCCTACTGCCAGCATGGGAGCACTGATAAGCAAAGAGCATATGGAAAAG GTAAAGAAATATGTAAAGAAGGCTCAGGCTGAGGGAGCCACCATCCTCTGTGGGGAAGGAACGGATCGCTTAGACATACCTCACAAAAACCGAGATGGCTACTTCATGCTACCTACAATCATTACACAGATCAAAGATCAGTCCTGCTGCATGCAGGAAGAAATTTTTGGCCCTGTGACCTGTGTGGTGCCCTTTGATACTGAGGAAGAAGTGGTTGAACGAGCTAATGGAGTTAAGTATGGCCTAGCAGCCACAATCTGGTCAAGAGATGTAGGCCGTGTCCATCGTGTGGCTAAGAAACTGCAATCTGGTTTGGTCTGGACTAATTGTTGGCTCATCAGAGACCTGAATTTGCCATTTGGTGGCATGAAAGCCTCAGGACTTGGCAGAGAAGGAGCAAAGGATTCTTATGAGTTTTTTACCGAGGTTAAGACTGTTACGATAAAGCACTGA
- the ALDH8A1 gene encoding 2-aminomuconic semialdehyde dehydrogenase isoform X2, which translates to MNKLADLLESHLEEFAQAESKDQGKTITFARTVDIPRSVFNFRFFASSILHHTMECTQMDLLGCMHYTMRTPVGVAGLISPWNLPLYLLTWKIAPAIAAGNTVVAKPSELTSVTAWMMCRLLAEAGVPAGVINIVFGRGPKAGEALVAHADVPLISFTGSTVTAQRIIERSALHWKKLSLELGGKNPAIIFDDADLLECIPCTVRSSFANQGEICLCTSRIYVQRAIYDDFLKKFVEATKKWKVGAPSDPTASMGALISKEHMEKVKKYVKKAQAEGATILCGEGTDRLDIPHKNRDGYFMLPTIITQIKDQSCCMQEEIFGPVTCVVPFDTEEEVVERANGVKYGLAATIWSRDVGRVHRVAKKLQSGLVWTNCWLIRDLNLPFGGMKASGLGREGAKDSYEFFTEVKTVTIKH; encoded by the exons ATGAATAAGCTGGCAGATCTGCTGGAGAGCCATCTGGAGGAGTTTGCGCAGGCAGAGTCAAAAGATCAAG gaAAAACAATTACATTTGCCCGCACTGTGGATATCCCTCGGTCTGTTTTTAATTTCCGATTCTTTGCCTCTTCTATTCTGCACCACACCATGGAATGCACTCAGATGGATCTCCTGGGCTGCATGCACTACACTATGCGTACTCCCGTCGGAGTTG CTGGGCTAATCAGTCCTTGGAATTTGCCTCTGTATTTGCTGACCTGGAAGATAGCGCCAGCCATTGCGGCAGGAAACACGGTTGTTGCCAAACCCAGTGAGCTGACGTCAGTCACTGCTTGGATGATGTGCAGACTGTTGGCAGAAGCTG GTGTTCCTGCTGGAGTAATAAACATTGTGTTTGGGAGAGGCCCCAAAGCTGGAGAAGCTCTTGTTGCTCATGCCGATGTACCACTGATCTCTTTCACTGGCAGCACGGTCACTGCCCAGCGTATCATTGAGAGGAGCGCTCTCCACTGGAAGAAGCTCTCCTTGGAACTCGGCGGCAAGAATCCTGCCATTATCTTTGATGATGCTGACTTGCTGGAATGCATTCCATGCACTGTGAGGTCAAGCTTTGCCAATCAG GGTGAAATTTGCCTTTGCACAAGCAGGATCTATGTTCAGAGGGCCATCTATGATGACTTTTTGAAGAAGTTTGTAGAAGCTACCAAAAAATGGAAGGTTGGAGCCCCGTCTGATCCTACTGCCAGCATGGGAGCACTGATAAGCAAAGAGCATATGGAAAAG GTAAAGAAATATGTAAAGAAGGCTCAGGCTGAGGGAGCCACCATCCTCTGTGGGGAAGGAACGGATCGCTTAGACATACCTCACAAAAACCGAGATGGCTACTTCATGCTACCTACAATCATTACACAGATCAAAGATCAGTCCTGCTGCATGCAGGAAGAAATTTTTGGCCCTGTGACCTGTGTGGTGCCCTTTGATACTGAGGAAGAAGTGGTTGAACGAGCTAATGGAGTTAAGTATGGCCTAGCAGCCACAATCTGGTCAAGAGATGTAGGCCGTGTCCATCGTGTGGCTAAGAAACTGCAATCTGGTTTGGTCTGGACTAATTGTTGGCTCATCAGAGACCTGAATTTGCCATTTGGTGGCATGAAAGCCTCAGGACTTGGCAGAGAAGGAGCAAAGGATTCTTATGAGTTTTTTACCGAGGTTAAGACTGTTACGATAAAGCACTGA